ATTGCATCTGCGGGCCATTTCAGAGGCTACATCAGTGTGAATGAGCAAATCTGGGAGGAGGATgagaggttggaggaggagagcGTAGAGGCAGGAGGGCAAATacatcaaccaatcaaccaatcaatcaaccaatcaatcaaccaatctacCTACCTATCATTTTGAACAAGTTCAGATAGTACCTCCCTGTTTTTTTTTCTGTTTCATGTCTACTGAACAGAACTCTGGGTTAACAGGACCTTCTCTATTTTCCCTCTAGGTCTCTCCaactctgttcctggagagctaccgtctgtaggttttcactccaacccttttcctggagagctaccgtcctgtaggttttcactccaaccctgttcctggagagctaccctcctgtaggttttcactccaacccttttcctggagagctaccctcctgtaggttttcactccaacccttttcctggagagctaccctcctgtaggttttcactccaacccttttcctggagagctaccgtcctgtaggttttcactccaaaccttttcctggagagctaccctcctgtaggttttcactccaacccttttcctggagagctaccctcctgtaagttttcactccaaccctgttcctggagagctaccgtcctgtaggttttcactccaaccctgttcctagagagctaccctcctgtaggttttcactccaacccttttcctggagagctaccctcctgtaggttttcactccaacccttttcctggagagctaccctcctgtaggttttcactccaacccttttcctggagagctaccgtcctgtaggttttcactccaaccctgttcctggagagctacactcctgtaggttttcactccaaccctgttcctggagagctaccgtcctgtaggttttcacgccaaccctgttcctggagagctaccgtcctgtaggttttcacgccaaccctgttcctggagagctaccgtcctgtaggttttcactccaacccttttcctggagagctaccgtcctgtaggttttcactccaacccttttcctggagagctaccctcctgtaggttttcgctccaaccctaatctagtgcacctgattctaataattctcTAGTTggtaagatgaatcaggttagttacaactggggttggagtgaaaacctacaggaggcaggctctccaggagcagggttggagagccctgctctatGTAAGCAGTATGGGGGGTGGAATAATTCAAAATTCAACTATAGAATTGACACATCGTATAATGAAATCTTTGTGCAAGTAATGGGCTGTGTCGAGTTAACAAATAACAGAGACACACCTCCAATGTCAAAATCCCAATGCTTGTATTGAGCAATACCAATGATTATGTGAAAGCTCATATCACATTTCAGCTATGGGGCTTCTATTCTGCGTTAGTGTTTCCAGGCTGTGATGCTCCTCCTCTATTCCAGAGATGAGGCGATCACGGTCACACAGGTAGGGGGAGCGGTTTTCATTATACGATGTGTGAATTATATTGTTGATTAACAAAAACATATATCCATAACTGGACCTTCCCGACCAATCAACCGACCCCGACCAAACCCCGACTGAGACCGACGGAAGGACAACAGACGAATCTATCAACCTACCtaccaatcaaccaaccaatcattcaatcaaccatccatccatccaaccaatAATCCATCCATCTCACCTGTGACCTCCACGTTAACAGTCCAGGTGCTGTTTCCCAGGGAGTTGATAGCGATGCAGGTGTACTCTCCAGAGTGAGACTTCACCATGTTGGTGATGGTCACTacagatctttttttttttttttttttcttttcttccgtGTTGTTGGGGGCGGGGGCAGCTTGGGGTAGAAACCAATCGTATGAGGGGGCGGGGTTACCCTTTGCACTACAGTTAATTGATAGGGTATCGCCCTCTGTGATGTTCACAGAGAAACATCCAGGACTCATAGTGATCTGAGGCTTgtctagaagagagagagaggaagagagagagataagggggggagagatagagaaagagaaagagagagagagagagagagcgagagagagagagagaaagagagaaagagaaagagagagagaaagagagaaagagagagagagagagagagagagagagagagagagagagagagagagagagagagagagagagagagagagaaagagagaaagagatatgaGAAATAAGTTGATTAATGAGAGAATATGAAGTGAAAACAACATCAGGCAACATCATGACTCGTCTGGTATCTAACTAACGGTGGTACAAAATGTGTGGAGACAGAGAACCAGATGGACTCACAGTGCACAGGGATGTTGAGGCGGTCTGATTCCATTACAGGAGGAGGTTGGGGTCCCTCTGGTCCCAGATCCAACATGGCTGAACACCACAACTGGGCCCCATCATCATCTCTACTAGGGGTGAAGTCCAGGGTATAGGTCCCATTCACTGGTGTCTTGATGTCGTCCTTGGAGTTCTGTTGTGTGCCTAATTCTGTCAGTTCACCACCGGTATTGACTTTGTAGAAGGTCACCCTGAGTCTCTCAATAGGAG
Above is a genomic segment from Coregonus clupeaformis isolate EN_2021a unplaced genomic scaffold, ASM2061545v1 scaf0087, whole genome shotgun sequence containing:
- the LOC121557829 gene encoding uncharacterized protein LOC121557829, giving the protein MEIVIGLLLSLLSLYCDITDAECLVVSPVRLVVKYGDPASAKCTSDPPQQMGWEATQGGVGLTDNKEKFLNWRYQRVTDWNIKPTCFTDGGDCQKQLDITVYKLPDFVSISYRSHPDPMVEQHQNQLQCLFQNIAPIERLRVTFYKVNTGGELTELGTQQNSKDDIKTPVNGTYTLDFTPSRDDDGAQLWCSAMLDLGPEGPQPPPVMESDRLNIPVHYKPQITMSPGCFSVNITEGDTLSINCSAKGNPAPSYDWFLPQAAPAPNNTEEKKKKKKKRSVVTITNMVKSHSGEYTCIAINSLGNSTWTVNVEVTGASCQAAGSAMVTVLLLQLIHWL